One Streptomyces sp. NBC_01217 genomic region harbors:
- a CDS encoding LacI family DNA-binding transcriptional regulator, which produces MTAARVRSGGRPTLEEVAARAGVGRGTASRVINGSPRVSAHTREAVEAAVAELGYVPNRAARALAGNRTDAIALVVPEPETRFFAEPYFSDIVRGVGAALADTEMQLLLTLVGNDRERRRLAQYLTAHRVDGVLLVSVHADDPLPDLLEQLGMPAVMSGRRSASEPLAAVDSDNFEGARVAVDHLISRGRRSIATITGRLDVYGAQRRLDGYRKAVSAAGLVPDEQLIAPADFSEEGGAQAMRDLLARRPDVDAVFAASDVMAAGARQVLREAGRRIPDDVALIGFDDSAVARHMDPALTSVRQPIEEMGRTMARVLLQEIGGENQDRPQIVLPTELVVRDSS; this is translated from the coding sequence ATGACGGCAGCGCGAGTACGGAGCGGTGGGCGGCCCACGCTCGAAGAGGTCGCGGCACGCGCGGGGGTGGGCCGCGGCACGGCCTCACGGGTCATCAACGGCTCCCCACGGGTCAGTGCGCACACCCGCGAGGCGGTGGAGGCGGCCGTCGCCGAACTGGGGTACGTACCCAACCGTGCGGCCCGCGCGCTCGCCGGGAACCGTACGGACGCCATAGCTCTGGTCGTGCCCGAGCCGGAGACCCGGTTCTTCGCCGAGCCGTACTTCTCCGACATCGTCCGCGGTGTCGGAGCGGCGCTCGCCGACACCGAGATGCAGCTGCTGCTCACCCTCGTCGGCAACGACCGCGAGCGCCGCAGGCTGGCCCAGTATCTGACCGCGCACCGCGTCGACGGCGTGCTGCTGGTCTCCGTCCACGCCGACGACCCGCTGCCGGACCTGCTGGAGCAACTCGGTATGCCCGCGGTGATGAGCGGTCGCAGATCCGCCTCCGAACCGCTCGCCGCGGTCGACTCCGACAACTTCGAGGGCGCCCGCGTCGCCGTCGACCATCTGATCTCCCGGGGCCGTCGCTCCATCGCCACTATCACCGGGCGCCTGGACGTCTACGGCGCCCAGCGCCGTCTCGACGGCTACCGCAAGGCGGTCTCCGCGGCCGGCCTCGTGCCGGACGAGCAGCTGATCGCCCCCGCCGACTTCAGCGAGGAGGGCGGCGCACAGGCCATGCGCGACCTGCTGGCCCGCCGCCCCGACGTCGACGCGGTCTTCGCCGCCTCCGACGTCATGGCCGCAGGAGCCCGCCAGGTGCTGCGCGAGGCGGGCCGACGCATCCCGGACGACGTGGCGCTCATCGGCTTCGACGACTCGGCCGTGGCCCGTCACATGGACCCGGCGCTCACCAGCGTGCGCCAGCCGATCGAGGAGATGGGCCGCACGATGGCCCGCGTGCTGCTCCAGGAGATCGGCGGCGAGAACCAGGACCGTCCGCAGATCGTGCTCCCCACGGAACTGGTCGTCCGCGACTCCTCGTGA
- a CDS encoding helix-turn-helix domain-containing protein, with protein MSQDSAAATEAVRKLSGRRRREVVAVLLFSGGPIFESSIPLSVFGIDRQDAGVPRYRLLVCGGEEGPLRTTGGLELTAPYGLEAISRAGTVVVPAWRSITSPPPAEALDALRRAHEEGARIVGLCTGAFVLAAAGLLDGRPATTHWMYAPTLAKRYPSVHVDPRELFVDDGDVLTSAGTAAGIDLCLHIVRTDHGTEAAGALARRLVVPPRRSGGQERYLDRSLPEEIGSDPLAEVVAWALEHLHEQFDVETLAARAYMSRRTFDRRFRSLTGSAPLQWLITQRVLQAQRLLETSEYSVDEVAGRCGFRSPVALRGHFRRQLGSSPAAYRAAYRARRPQGGGGEAAGAAIEPGVPAQSTSAGRRATAAAAPPGPHVVTSATVGAGQPEHGKPGPDAYTAGRPTLPGQRSAP; from the coding sequence ATGAGCCAGGACTCCGCCGCCGCAACGGAGGCTGTACGGAAGCTCAGTGGACGACGACGACGAGAAGTCGTCGCCGTGCTGCTGTTCAGCGGCGGCCCTATCTTCGAGAGCTCGATCCCGCTCTCCGTGTTCGGAATCGACCGCCAGGACGCGGGAGTTCCGCGCTACCGACTCCTCGTCTGTGGCGGGGAAGAGGGGCCGCTGCGGACCACCGGGGGACTCGAACTGACCGCGCCCTACGGGCTGGAGGCGATCAGCAGGGCAGGCACCGTCGTGGTGCCCGCCTGGCGCTCGATCACCTCTCCGCCGCCCGCGGAGGCGCTGGACGCGCTGCGTCGCGCCCATGAGGAAGGGGCCCGCATCGTCGGGCTGTGCACCGGCGCGTTCGTGCTCGCCGCCGCCGGTCTGCTGGACGGCCGTCCGGCGACCACCCACTGGATGTACGCACCGACGCTGGCCAAGCGCTATCCGTCGGTGCACGTCGATCCGCGCGAGCTCTTCGTCGACGACGGCGATGTGCTCACCTCCGCCGGGACAGCGGCCGGGATCGATCTCTGCCTCCACATAGTTCGCACGGACCACGGCACGGAGGCCGCCGGGGCACTGGCCCGCCGGCTCGTCGTGCCGCCGCGGCGCAGTGGCGGTCAGGAGCGCTACCTCGACAGGTCTTTACCTGAGGAGATCGGCTCCGACCCGCTCGCCGAGGTCGTGGCCTGGGCGCTGGAGCATCTGCACGAGCAGTTCGACGTGGAGACGCTGGCCGCGCGCGCCTACATGAGCAGGCGGACCTTCGACCGCAGGTTCCGCTCGCTCACTGGCAGCGCACCGCTCCAGTGGCTGATCACCCAGCGGGTGCTGCAGGCGCAGCGGCTGCTGGAGACGTCCGAGTACTCGGTCGACGAGGTGGCGGGCCGCTGCGGCTTCCGCTCGCCGGTCGCGCTGCGCGGACACTTCCGGCGCCAGCTGGGCTCCTCCCCCGCCGCGTACCGGGCCGCCTACCGGGCCCGTCGTCCGCAGGGCGGTGGCGGGGAGGCGGCCGGTGCGGCGATCGAGCCGGGCGTGCCCGCGCAGAGCACCTCGGCGGGCCGGCGTGCCACGGCTGCGGCAGCCCCACCGGGGCCGCACGTCGTCACGTCGGCGACGGTCGGGGCGGGGCAGCCGGAGCACGGGAAACCGGGACCCGACGCGTACACCGCCGGGCGTCCGACCCTGCCGGGTCAACGGAGCGCCCCGTAG
- a CDS encoding ABC transporter substrate-binding protein, producing MRITRTVAGRSRRAAVLATTGLTASALLLTGCSSDSDSSDTGSDANGKITLTVADYGQFGYKEAGLFAKYHELNPNITVKEDVTADEKVYYPKLLQQLNSGSGLADVQGIEVGRIKEIVDTKANEFADLSKVINAGDWVSWKEKQATTPDGAVIGAGTDIGPMSLCYNADLFKKAGLPTDRAEVAAKVAGGWEDYLKLGEEYKKKAPAGTYFMDSASAMFNAVVSSNAQQYYDESGKPVYKDSPSVKQGWDLAAEAADKKLTQGLAQFSDPWAAALRKGTVATVACPAWMAGQISVNAGDANKGKWDITTAPGSTAANWGGSFLAVPKKGKNVDEATKLVKWLTAPEQQAAVFKAIGVFPSNKGAYELADVKDAKLPYFNDAPIGQIYADEAKSIPEAVLGPKDGVVKDTISTQINNMEQRGTSPDDAWKAATSAIDKAIG from the coding sequence ATGCGTATCACCCGCACCGTCGCCGGTCGGAGCCGCAGAGCCGCGGTTCTGGCCACCACGGGCCTGACAGCCTCGGCCCTGTTGCTGACCGGCTGCAGCAGCGATTCGGATTCATCGGACACGGGCTCCGATGCGAACGGGAAGATAACGCTGACCGTCGCCGACTACGGGCAGTTCGGCTACAAGGAAGCCGGTCTCTTCGCCAAGTACCACGAGCTGAACCCGAACATCACGGTCAAGGAAGACGTCACCGCCGACGAGAAGGTCTACTACCCCAAGCTGCTCCAGCAGCTGAACTCGGGCAGTGGTCTCGCCGACGTCCAGGGCATCGAGGTCGGCCGGATCAAGGAGATCGTCGACACCAAGGCGAACGAGTTCGCCGACCTCAGCAAGGTGATCAACGCCGGTGACTGGGTGTCCTGGAAGGAGAAGCAGGCCACCACGCCCGACGGCGCGGTGATCGGCGCGGGCACCGACATCGGTCCGATGTCCCTCTGCTACAACGCCGACCTGTTCAAGAAGGCCGGTCTGCCGACCGACCGCGCGGAGGTCGCCGCGAAGGTCGCCGGGGGCTGGGAGGACTACCTCAAGCTCGGTGAGGAGTACAAGAAGAAGGCCCCCGCGGGCACGTACTTCATGGACTCCGCCAGCGCGATGTTCAACGCCGTCGTCAGCTCGAACGCGCAGCAGTACTACGACGAGAGCGGCAAGCCGGTCTACAAGGACAGCCCCAGCGTCAAGCAGGGCTGGGACCTGGCCGCCGAGGCCGCGGACAAGAAGCTGACCCAGGGCCTCGCCCAGTTCAGCGACCCGTGGGCCGCCGCCCTGCGCAAGGGCACCGTCGCCACGGTGGCCTGCCCCGCGTGGATGGCCGGTCAGATCTCGGTCAACGCCGGTGACGCCAACAAGGGCAAGTGGGACATCACCACCGCACCCGGTTCGACCGCCGCCAACTGGGGCGGCTCCTTCCTCGCCGTGCCCAAGAAGGGCAAGAACGTCGACGAGGCCACCAAGCTCGTCAAGTGGCTGACCGCCCCCGAGCAGCAGGCGGCCGTCTTCAAGGCGATCGGTGTTTTCCCGTCCAACAAGGGCGCGTACGAGCTGGCGGACGTGAAGGACGCCAAGCTCCCGTACTTCAACGACGCGCCGATCGGCCAGATCTACGCCGACGAGGCCAAGTCCATCCCCGAGGCGGTCCTCGGCCCGAAGGACGGCGTCGTCAAGGACACCATCTCCACCCAGATCAACAACATGGAACAGCGCGGCACCAGCCCTGACGACGCGTGGAAGGCGGCGACCAGCGCGATCGACAAGGCGATCGGCTGA
- a CDS encoding carbohydrate ABC transporter permease, producing the protein MTMTSPTKAPELGLPQPAERAARRPRRFRPGAGKQLQGGPFTYIALAVVGIGSLLPLYWTLVAASHTQDEVLATTPPFLPGGRLMHNLDAAWTQANLGKAIVNSIIVSGCITAATLFFCTLAGYAFAKMRFTGRGALMTGVIATLTIPPQLSVVPLFMMMSDIGWGGKLESVIFPTLVSAFGVFFMRQYLSEALPYELIEAAKIDGANNFRIVLSVVLPVARPAMMVLGMLTFVQAWNDFFWPYLALNQQNPTLQVALGQLSASYTPDQSIVMAGALISTLPLLVVFVIFGKQIVGGIMSGAVKG; encoded by the coding sequence ATGACCATGACCAGCCCCACCAAAGCCCCGGAACTCGGCCTCCCGCAGCCGGCCGAGCGGGCGGCGCGGCGCCCGAGACGCTTCAGGCCGGGCGCGGGCAAGCAGCTGCAGGGCGGCCCGTTCACCTATATCGCCCTGGCAGTCGTCGGCATCGGCTCGCTCCTGCCGCTCTACTGGACCCTGGTGGCCGCGTCCCACACCCAGGACGAAGTGCTCGCCACCACACCGCCGTTCCTGCCCGGCGGGCGGCTGATGCACAACCTCGACGCGGCCTGGACCCAGGCGAACCTCGGCAAGGCGATCGTCAACAGCATCATCGTCTCCGGCTGCATCACGGCGGCGACGCTGTTCTTCTGCACCCTGGCCGGCTACGCCTTCGCCAAGATGCGCTTCACCGGCCGCGGCGCGCTGATGACCGGAGTCATCGCCACGCTCACGATCCCGCCGCAGCTCAGCGTCGTCCCGCTGTTCATGATGATGTCCGACATCGGCTGGGGCGGAAAGCTGGAGTCGGTGATCTTCCCGACCCTGGTGAGCGCGTTCGGGGTGTTCTTCATGCGGCAGTACCTGAGCGAGGCGCTGCCCTACGAACTCATCGAGGCCGCCAAGATCGACGGCGCGAACAACTTCCGCATCGTGCTGAGCGTGGTCCTGCCGGTGGCCCGTCCCGCGATGATGGTGCTGGGGATGCTCACCTTCGTACAGGCGTGGAACGACTTCTTCTGGCCCTACCTCGCCCTCAACCAGCAGAACCCCACGCTCCAGGTGGCCCTCGGCCAGCTGAGCGCCTCCTACACCCCCGACCAGAGCATCGTGATGGCCGGTGCGCTGATCAGCACCCTGCCGCTGCTCGTGGTCTTCGTGATCTTCGGCAAGCAGATCGTCGGAGGGATCATGTCCGGCGCCGTCAAGGGGTGA
- a CDS encoding carbohydrate ABC transporter permease, with product MATSTPTRDAFAPPPGGSQQKPASSRRQTWRSRLWRFDDKASPYAYIAPFFLVFGAFGLYPLLYTGWIALHRVELTGLDQMEWVGWDNFDKILHDSEFWTAVSNTFLIGVMSTVPQLLVALGLAHLLNYRLRASTFWRTVILTPYATSVASAALVFALVFRADGGLLNWVLQIVGFGDTNWANGHWTSKIAISVIVIWRWTGYNTLIYLAAMQAVPTDLYEAASLDGASRWQQFRKVTIPSLRPTILFTIVISTIGSMQLFGEPLLLEGGTLGATGGNENQYETLSVYLYNYGWNLGHLGPAAAVAWAMLALLLIIAAVNWLIGRFVRKSAV from the coding sequence GTGGCCACCTCGACTCCCACCCGGGACGCATTTGCCCCGCCACCCGGCGGTTCCCAGCAGAAACCGGCCTCATCCCGTCGGCAGACCTGGCGGAGCCGGCTGTGGCGGTTCGACGACAAGGCATCGCCGTACGCCTACATAGCCCCGTTCTTCCTCGTCTTCGGCGCCTTCGGGCTCTATCCGCTGCTGTACACCGGATGGATCGCCCTGCACCGGGTGGAGCTGACCGGCCTGGACCAGATGGAGTGGGTCGGCTGGGACAACTTCGACAAGATCCTGCACGACTCCGAGTTCTGGACGGCCGTCAGCAACACCTTCCTGATCGGGGTCATGTCTACGGTCCCGCAGCTGCTGGTCGCGCTCGGCCTGGCCCATCTGCTGAACTACCGGCTGCGGGCCAGCACCTTCTGGCGGACGGTCATCCTCACCCCGTACGCCACCTCGGTGGCCTCCGCGGCCCTCGTCTTCGCCCTGGTCTTCCGGGCCGACGGCGGCCTGCTGAACTGGGTGCTGCAGATCGTCGGCTTCGGCGACACCAACTGGGCCAACGGCCACTGGACGTCGAAGATCGCGATCTCCGTCATCGTGATCTGGCGCTGGACGGGCTACAACACACTGATCTACCTGGCCGCGATGCAGGCCGTACCGACCGATCTGTACGAGGCCGCGTCGCTGGACGGGGCATCGCGCTGGCAGCAGTTCCGCAAGGTGACCATCCCCTCGCTGCGGCCCACGATCCTCTTCACGATCGTCATCTCGACCATCGGCTCCATGCAGCTGTTCGGTGAACCCCTGCTGCTGGAGGGCGGCACCCTCGGAGCCACCGGCGGCAACGAGAATCAGTACGAGACGCTCAGCGTCTACCTCTACAACTACGGCTGGAATCTGGGGCACCTCGGTCCGGCCGCCGCAGTGGCCTGGGCGATGCTCGCCCTCCTGCTGATCATCGCCGCGGTCAACTGGCTCATCGGCCGCTTCGTACGCAAATCCGCGGTCTGA
- the glmS gene encoding glutamine--fructose-6-phosphate transaminase (isomerizing) encodes MCGIVGYIGKRDVAPLLLEGLQRLEYRGYDSAGIVITGKASAGKPAALKMVKAKGRVRELEARIPKRFTGTTGIAHTRWATHGAPSDENAHPHLDADNKVAVVHNGIIDNASELRAKLVADGVVFLSETDTEVLVHLIARAQAETLEEKVREALRSVEGTYGIAVMHADFSDRIVVARNGSPVVLGIGEKEMFVASDVAALVAHTRQVVTLDDGEMATLKADDFRTYTTEGSSTTATPTTVEWEAESYDMGGHDTYMHKEISEQADAVDRVLRGRIDDRFSTVHLGGLNLDAREARGVRRIKILGCGTSYHAGQIGAQLIEELARIPADAEPASEFRYRNPVVDPDTLYVAVSQSGETYDVLAAVQELKRKGARVLGVVNVVGSAIAREADGGTYVHAGPEVCVVSTKCFTNTVVAFALLALHLGRIRDLSVADGKRIIEGLRRLPAQISEILENEDEIKKLAAEYADAKSMMFIGRVRGYPVAREASLKLKEVSYIHAEAYPASELKHGPLALIEPAMPTVAIVPDDELLEKNRAAMEEIKARSGRILAVAHQVQEKADHTIVVPKNENELDPILMGIPLQLFAYHTALAMGRDIDKPRNLAKSVTVE; translated from the coding sequence ATGTGCGGAATCGTCGGATACATCGGGAAGCGTGATGTGGCTCCGCTGCTGCTGGAAGGGCTGCAGCGGCTGGAGTACCGGGGTTACGACTCCGCGGGCATCGTGATCACCGGCAAGGCGTCGGCAGGGAAGCCCGCCGCGCTGAAGATGGTCAAGGCGAAGGGCCGGGTCCGCGAGCTGGAGGCCCGTATCCCCAAGCGCTTCACCGGCACCACCGGTATCGCCCACACCCGCTGGGCCACCCACGGCGCCCCGAGCGACGAGAACGCGCACCCGCACCTGGACGCCGACAACAAGGTCGCCGTCGTCCACAACGGGATCATCGACAACGCCTCCGAGCTCCGCGCGAAGCTCGTCGCCGACGGCGTCGTCTTCCTCTCCGAGACCGACACCGAGGTGCTGGTCCACCTGATCGCCCGCGCCCAGGCGGAGACCCTGGAGGAGAAGGTCCGCGAGGCGCTGCGCTCGGTCGAGGGCACGTACGGCATCGCCGTCATGCACGCCGACTTCAGCGACCGCATCGTGGTCGCCCGCAACGGCTCCCCGGTCGTGCTCGGCATCGGCGAGAAGGAGATGTTCGTCGCCTCCGACGTCGCCGCGCTGGTCGCCCACACCCGCCAGGTCGTCACCCTCGACGACGGCGAGATGGCCACCCTCAAGGCCGACGACTTCCGTACGTACACGACGGAGGGCTCGTCCACGACGGCCACGCCGACCACCGTGGAGTGGGAGGCCGAGTCGTACGACATGGGCGGCCACGACACGTACATGCACAAGGAGATCTCCGAGCAGGCCGACGCCGTGGACCGGGTGCTCCGCGGCCGGATCGACGACCGTTTCTCCACCGTGCACCTGGGCGGTCTCAACCTGGACGCCCGTGAGGCGCGCGGGGTCCGCCGGATCAAGATCCTCGGCTGCGGCACCTCGTACCACGCGGGCCAGATCGGCGCCCAGCTCATCGAGGAGCTGGCCCGTATCCCCGCGGACGCCGAGCCCGCCTCCGAGTTCCGCTACCGCAACCCGGTCGTCGACCCCGACACCCTGTACGTCGCGGTCTCCCAGTCCGGCGAGACCTACGACGTACTGGCCGCCGTCCAGGAGCTCAAGCGCAAGGGCGCCCGGGTCCTCGGTGTGGTCAACGTGGTGGGTTCCGCGATCGCCCGGGAGGCCGACGGCGGTACGTACGTCCACGCGGGCCCCGAGGTCTGCGTCGTCTCCACCAAGTGCTTCACCAACACGGTCGTCGCGTTCGCGCTGCTCGCCCTGCACCTGGGACGGATCCGGGATCTGTCGGTCGCCGACGGCAAGCGGATCATCGAGGGCCTGCGCAGGCTGCCCGCCCAGATCAGCGAGATCCTCGAGAACGAGGACGAGATCAAGAAGCTGGCCGCGGAGTACGCGGACGCCAAGTCGATGATGTTCATCGGCCGGGTGCGCGGCTACCCCGTCGCCCGTGAGGCCTCGCTGAAGCTCAAGGAGGTCTCGTACATCCACGCCGAGGCCTACCCCGCCTCCGAGCTGAAGCACGGCCCGCTCGCCCTGATCGAGCCCGCGATGCCGACGGTCGCGATCGTGCCGGACGACGAGCTGCTGGAGAAGAACCGCGCCGCGATGGAGGAGATCAAGGCCCGCAGCGGCCGCATCCTCGCCGTCGCCCACCAGGTGCAGGAGAAGGCCGACCACACCATCGTCGTGCCGAAGAACGAGAACGAGCTGGACCCGATCCTGATGGGCATCCCGCTCCAGCTCTTCGCCTACCACACGGCGCTGGCCATGGGCCGTGACATCGACAAGCCGCGGAACCTCGCGAAGTCCGTCACCGTCGAGTAG
- a CDS encoding universal stress protein, with product MAGHEIPEPADRKQVADPMSGPQAAEETRHSCDPAFRHGVVVGFDGSTSSERALAYAIGMARRSGSGLIIVHVANRLPTTVWAGCEPPVFVDVPDHRTEVLGLELACADYLSEIPWVLVERGGDICHELEEVGREYSADAIVVGSTHGIVGRIFGSVAGRLARRAQRPVVVIP from the coding sequence ATGGCCGGTCACGAAATCCCCGAACCCGCCGACCGCAAGCAGGTAGCCGACCCCATGTCGGGCCCGCAGGCGGCCGAAGAAACACGTCATTCCTGCGACCCCGCCTTCAGGCATGGGGTCGTGGTCGGCTTCGACGGCTCGACATCCAGTGAGCGGGCCCTCGCATACGCCATCGGAATGGCCAGGAGATCAGGTTCCGGCCTGATCATCGTCCATGTCGCCAATCGGCTGCCGACCACGGTCTGGGCAGGCTGCGAGCCGCCCGTCTTCGTCGATGTGCCCGATCACCGCACCGAGGTGCTCGGCCTGGAGCTCGCCTGTGCGGACTACCTCTCCGAGATTCCCTGGGTGCTCGTCGAGCGCGGCGGGGACATCTGCCACGAGCTGGAGGAGGTCGGCCGGGAGTACTCGGCCGACGCGATTGTCGTCGGCTCCACGCACGGCATAGTCGGCCGCATCTTCGGCTCGGTGGCGGGGCGTCTCGCCCGGCGCGCACAGCGCCCGGTCGTCGTCATCCCCTGA
- a CDS encoding acetate uptake transporter has product MDNDVSAGSTSTSTLGHLALGLTLLAFGIGHTGVVDGVTAADAVSLALYVGGIALFVAGLLEFRAGRGFTGTAFAGLGAFWFTWGTGADAQVSSHAAGLFLLLWALFALSLTLGAAGGGLLAQGTYALLFLGLLLLGVGQFADSGSLAKAGGWFAAVSGLAAWYGATAALANWPTALPGRAAGRGVTATG; this is encoded by the coding sequence GTGGACAATGACGTCTCTGCGGGAAGCACCAGCACCTCTACCCTCGGCCATCTCGCCCTGGGACTCACCCTGTTGGCGTTCGGAATCGGTCACACCGGGGTCGTGGACGGTGTGACGGCGGCCGATGCCGTCTCGCTCGCGCTGTATGTCGGCGGTATCGCCCTGTTCGTCGCCGGACTCCTGGAGTTCCGGGCGGGAAGGGGCTTCACCGGCACGGCCTTCGCCGGGCTCGGCGCCTTCTGGTTCACCTGGGGCACCGGCGCCGACGCGCAAGTCTCCAGCCATGCGGCAGGGCTGTTCCTGCTGCTCTGGGCCCTGTTCGCGCTCAGCCTGACCCTCGGCGCCGCCGGTGGCGGCCTGCTCGCCCAGGGGACGTACGCACTGCTGTTCCTGGGGCTTCTGCTCCTGGGCGTCGGGCAGTTCGCGGACAGCGGGAGCCTGGCCAAGGCGGGCGGCTGGTTTGCCGCGGTCTCCGGCCTCGCCGCCTGGTACGGAGCGACGGCAGCGCTGGCCAACTGGCCGACGGCGCTGCCGGGGCGTGCTGCCGGCCGAGGGGTGACGGCCACCGGCTGA
- the orn gene encoding oligoribonuclease, with the protein MNDRMVWIDCEMTGLSLTEDALIEVAALVTDSELNVLGEGVDIVIRPPDAALETMPEVVRRMHTASGLLDELAQGTTLADAEAQVLAYVREHVKEPGKAPLCGNSVSTDRGFLARDMSALEGYLHYRIVDVSSVKELARRWYPRAYFNSPDKNGNHRALADIRDSITELRYYREAIFVPQPGPDSERAKAIAARVAPPTP; encoded by the coding sequence ATGAACGACCGCATGGTGTGGATCGACTGCGAGATGACCGGGCTCTCGTTGACGGAAGACGCACTCATCGAGGTGGCCGCACTGGTCACCGACTCGGAGCTGAACGTGCTCGGTGAAGGGGTGGACATCGTGATCCGCCCGCCGGACGCGGCCCTGGAGACGATGCCCGAGGTGGTGCGCCGGATGCACACCGCCTCGGGTCTCCTCGACGAGCTGGCCCAGGGCACCACCCTGGCCGACGCCGAGGCCCAGGTGCTGGCCTATGTCCGCGAGCACGTGAAGGAGCCCGGCAAGGCCCCGCTGTGCGGGAACTCGGTCTCCACCGACCGCGGCTTCCTGGCACGGGACATGTCGGCCCTGGAGGGCTACCTCCACTACCGGATCGTCGATGTGTCCTCGGTCAAGGAGCTGGCGCGCCGCTGGTACCCGAGGGCGTACTTCAACAGTCCGGACAAGAACGGCAACCACCGGGCGCTCGCGGACATCCGTGACTCCATCACGGAGCTGCGCTACTACCGCGAGGCGATCTTCGTGCCGCAGCCCGGACCGGACTCGGAGCGGGCGAAGGCAATCGCGGCACGCGTCGCGCCGCCCACGCCGTAG
- a CDS encoding GH1 family beta-glucosidase — protein sequence MTAVRPDIAPRQAPEAVDFPTGFVWGAATAAYQIEGAAAEDGRTPSIWDTFSRTPGKVRNGDTGDIAADHYHRYRDDVALMKQLGLKAYRFSISWSRVQPTGRGPAVERGLDFYRRLVDELLEAGIAPVATLYHWDLPQELEDAGGWPQRETAERFADYAAIMAGALGDRVPTWTTFNEPWCSAFLGYGSGVHAPGRTEPASALRAAHHLNLAHGRALEVLRGQLPATAQTSVTLNLHQVRPLTDSAADADAARRIDAVGNRVFTGPMLHGAYPEDLIADTSHLVDWSKLVHDGDLAAISRPIDVLGVNYYTPTLVSTPADGAGDSRDDGHGNSDHSPWPGSEHVAFHLAEGKKRTAMNWAIDPEGLYNLLMDVTRDNPGLPLMITENGAAFDDYVSPEGRVEDPERIEYLRGHLDAVQRAVADGADVRGYFLWSLMDNFEWGYGYSKRFGAVYVDYATQRRIPKASAHWYADVIRRHALPPLTHLG from the coding sequence ATGACTGCTGTACGACCCGACATCGCCCCGAGGCAGGCGCCCGAGGCAGTGGACTTCCCGACCGGTTTCGTCTGGGGCGCGGCCACCGCCGCCTACCAGATCGAGGGCGCCGCGGCCGAGGACGGCCGCACCCCTTCCATCTGGGACACCTTCAGCCGCACTCCGGGCAAGGTCCGCAACGGTGACACCGGAGACATCGCCGCCGACCACTACCACCGCTACCGCGACGACGTGGCGCTGATGAAGCAGCTCGGCCTGAAGGCCTACCGCTTCTCCATCTCCTGGTCCCGGGTGCAGCCCACCGGCCGCGGCCCCGCCGTGGAGCGCGGCCTCGACTTCTACCGCAGGCTCGTCGACGAGCTGCTCGAAGCGGGCATCGCGCCCGTCGCCACCCTCTACCACTGGGACCTGCCCCAGGAGTTGGAGGACGCCGGCGGCTGGCCCCAGCGGGAGACCGCCGAGCGCTTCGCCGACTACGCCGCCATCATGGCGGGCGCCCTAGGGGACCGCGTCCCCACCTGGACCACCTTCAACGAGCCGTGGTGCTCGGCCTTCCTCGGTTACGGCTCCGGCGTGCACGCCCCCGGCCGCACCGAGCCGGCCTCCGCCCTGCGCGCCGCCCACCACCTCAACCTCGCCCACGGCCGGGCGCTCGAAGTGCTGCGCGGTCAGCTCCCCGCCACCGCGCAGACCTCGGTCACCCTCAACCTCCACCAGGTCCGCCCGCTGACCGACAGCGCGGCCGACGCGGACGCCGCCCGCCGCATCGACGCGGTCGGCAACCGGGTCTTCACCGGCCCGATGCTGCACGGCGCGTACCCCGAGGACCTGATCGCCGACACCTCGCACCTGGTCGACTGGTCGAAGCTGGTCCACGACGGCGACCTGGCGGCCATCTCCCGCCCGATCGACGTCCTGGGCGTCAACTACTACACGCCGACGCTGGTTTCCACGCCGGCCGACGGCGCCGGCGACTCGCGCGACGACGGTCACGGCAACAGCGACCACTCCCCGTGGCCCGGCTCCGAGCACGTCGCCTTCCACCTCGCCGAGGGCAAGAAGCGCACCGCGATGAACTGGGCGATCGACCCCGAGGGCTTGTACAACCTGCTCATGGACGTCACCCGGGACAACCCCGGTCTGCCGCTGATGATCACCGAGAACGGCGCGGCCTTCGACGACTACGTCTCGCCCGAGGGCCGGGTGGAGGACCCCGAGCGGATCGAGTACCTGCGCGGCCACCTCGACGCCGTGCAGCGGGCCGTGGCCGACGGGGCGGACGTCCGGGGCTACTTCCTGTGGTCCCTGATGGACAACTTCGAGTGGGGGTACGGGTACTCCAAGCGCTTCGGCGCCGTCTACGTCGACTACGCCACCCAGCGCCGCATCCCCAAGGCGAGCGCCCACTGGTACGCCGACGTCATCCGCCGCCATGCACTGCCCCCGCTCACGCACCTCGGCTGA